From Salvelinus fontinalis isolate EN_2023a chromosome 37, ASM2944872v1, whole genome shotgun sequence, the proteins below share one genomic window:
- the lrrc18a gene encoding leucine-rich repeat-containing protein 18 yields MAKGGKKGGGAKGKKVTLKMAKNAVRVTTDGHRRLDLSNMGIATFPKCLLKLPDLNELDLSRNQLKKLPDFIGDLVSLRWMDLHSNQLDAIPETVSQLVALSHLNLSNNRLTSAGLPPSLGNLVRLRSLNLGMNRLDTLPPSMVGLCGLQELGLFDNLFLSLPEFIKVLPSIIRLNTKRNPLSYAQGDPGATRGEGGLEEAVYLAMEGSLCGSCLESCKKERRWMLGGRSDREGDAEVRGVLYSGLITPNSVAQANQEQWR; encoded by the exons ATGGCTAAAGGAGGGAAGAAAGGAGGAGGTGCTAAGGGGAAGAAGGTGACTCTGAAGATGGCCAAGAACGCTGTGCGTGTGACCACTGATGGCCACCGCAGACTGGACCTCAGTAATATGGGGATCGCAACCTTCCCCAAGTGTCTCCTCAAACTACCAGACCTCAACGAGCTGGACCTCAGCCGCAACCAACTCAAGAAGCTACCGGACTTCATTG GTGACCTGGTCTCGCTCCGCTGGATGGATCTCCATAGCAACCAGTTGGACGCCATACCGGAGACAGTCAGCCAATTGGTGGCGCTGTCACACCTCAACCTATCCAACAATCGCCTGACCTCCGCGGGTCTACCCCCTTCGCTAGGCAACCTAGTCCGCCTACGGAGCCTCAACCTGGGCATGAACCGCCTGGACACCCTGCCTCCCAGCATGGTGGGGCTTTGTGGTCTCCAAGAGCTGGGCCTGTTTGATAACCTGTTCCTCTCCCTGCCTGAGTTTATCAAGGTGTTACCGAGCATTATCAGACTCAACACCAAGAGGAACCCTTTGTCCTACGCCCAGGGAGACCCGGGAGCGACGAGGGGTGAAGGGGGGCTGGAGGAGGCGGTGTACCTGGCTATGGAGGGGAGTCTGTGTGGGTCCTGTTTGGAGAGTTGCaagaaggagaggaggtggatGCTAGGAGGGAGGAGCGACAGAGAAGGTGATGCGGAGGTCAGGGGTGTGCTGTACTCCGGGCTGATTACGCCAAACTCAGTGGCCCAAGCCAATCAGGAACAGTGGAGGTGA